One genomic window of Saprospiraceae bacterium includes the following:
- a CDS encoding cupin domain-containing protein: protein MNPVVITKFETKSHEHSDEIRQPDKTKVEIVRLEGFTLGRLTLQPHWQWSQCIKPVVNTHSCQVSHVGYAVSGSIIVRMGDVTEKKIKQGDFYSIPPGHDAWVDGNEEFIGIEIMSAEIFAKP from the coding sequence ATGAATCCAGTAGTCATTACAAAATTTGAAACAAAATCGCATGAACATTCGGATGAAATACGGCAACCAGACAAGACCAAAGTCGAAATCGTCCGTTTGGAAGGTTTTACCTTAGGCAGACTGACATTACAACCCCACTGGCAATGGTCTCAATGTATCAAGCCCGTGGTGAATACGCACTCTTGCCAGGTATCACATGTGGGATATGCCGTATCGGGAAGCATAATCGTGCGCATGGGCGATGTCACCGAAAAAAAAATAAAGCAAGGTGACTTTTATTCCATTCCTCCGGGACATGATGCCTGGGTAGACGGAAACGAAGAATTCATAGGAATAGAAATCATGAGTGCCGAAATATTTGCAAAACCTTAG
- a CDS encoding transposase: MKWGKQDGKQRYKCKNCGVLSTARNESVKLNNELVWFRKWILERLTYRYLIKDSGHSKATLERKFKHYLNKSPVFQIKAHNEAHLIIDGTYFKGELCLVLYYDFDIKYCQFYRFTNKESYFEIREDIENIQLMGIQINSVTCDGHPSILKAIRKACPTAIIQRCLVHIQRETNTWLRRKPVIEGSIELKRIVSTLHLIKTHNDSIFWINQFKGWLDRYKAFINEQQINPDTGRKWYRHKDLRRTAIMIRKAIPNMFHYLSNPQIPKNTNSIESFFGHLKDTLSIHRGLSLSNRKSFIKWYLHFKNASRK; encoded by the coding sequence ATCAAATGGGGAAAACAAGATGGAAAACAGAGATATAAATGTAAAAATTGTGGTGTTTTATCTACTGCTAGAAATGAATCAGTCAAGTTAAATAATGAATTAGTTTGGTTTCGGAAATGGATTTTAGAGAGATTAACCTATCGCTATCTTATTAAAGATAGTGGACATAGCAAAGCTACACTTGAACGCAAGTTTAAACACTACTTAAACAAATCTCCAGTTTTTCAAATTAAAGCTCATAATGAGGCTCATTTAATTATTGATGGCACCTACTTTAAAGGTGAATTATGTTTAGTGCTGTATTATGATTTTGATATCAAATACTGCCAGTTTTATCGCTTTACAAACAAAGAATCATATTTTGAAATTAGGGAAGACATAGAAAATATCCAGTTGATGGGAATTCAAATCAACTCCGTTACTTGTGACGGTCATCCATCTATTTTAAAAGCAATTCGTAAAGCATGTCCCACCGCAATCATTCAAAGATGTTTGGTTCATATTCAAAGAGAGACAAATACATGGCTTAGAAGAAAGCCTGTAATTGAGGGCTCTATAGAGCTCAAGCGAATAGTAAGCACTTTGCATTTAATCAAAACTCACAATGACAGTATATTTTGGATAAATCAGTTCAAAGGATGGCTGGATCGATATAAAGCTTTCATAAATGAACAGCAGATTAATCCTGATACAGGAAGAAAATGGTATCGTCACAAGGATCTAAGAAGAACTGCAATAATGATTCGCAAAGCAATACCCAATATGTTTCATTATTTAAGCAACCCTCAAATACCGAAAAATACTAATTCCATTGAATCTTTTTTCGGGCATTTAAAAGACACTTTAAGTATACATAGAGGACTGTCATTAAGCAACCGAAAGTCTTTTATTAAATGGTACCTGCACTTTAAAAATGCATCAAGGAAATAG
- a CDS encoding amidohydrolase family protein, protein MKFIKYFSIYFFSIHLLSAQPAPGTVQKEPIAITGAEIHIGNGRTIVSGVLIFERGKISYVGEDVSKTNQIQRVIDAKGKKLYPGFIAMASNLGLAEIEQVKATLDFREFGTYNTNIRSLTSYNTDSKVIPTVRSNGVLMAQVAPQGGIISGQSSVFQLDAWNWEDAVYAADEGIFIQWPNPSGISRRVNAEVSAESSYQKEIKALRDYFDLAKAYASEKAPTEVHLGYDGMRKLWTKEKTLFIRAGAPKAMIHAVQFAKEYNVEVVLVGAQGAGHILSFLKEHRIPVVLAQTHRLPSHADEAVNMPYLLPKILQEAGILFCLSMDGYWEQRNLAFQAGHCLAYGLSYQDALASISLNAAKILRIDSRCGSIEPGKDATFFISDGDALDMKSQKIIQAFIQGREIDLDNKHKELYRRFSGKPR, encoded by the coding sequence ATGAAGTTTATAAAATATTTTTCTATTTATTTTTTTTCGATCCATTTATTATCTGCGCAACCTGCACCGGGAACTGTGCAGAAAGAGCCCATTGCCATCACCGGTGCTGAAATTCATATTGGAAATGGCCGAACCATCGTCTCCGGAGTCTTGATTTTTGAGCGGGGTAAAATATCTTACGTGGGAGAGGATGTTTCCAAAACGAATCAGATCCAACGCGTTATTGACGCCAAAGGCAAAAAGCTCTATCCAGGTTTTATAGCAATGGCGAGTAACCTTGGATTGGCTGAAATCGAACAGGTAAAAGCCACACTCGATTTTCGCGAGTTTGGAACCTACAATACGAACATACGTTCGTTAACTTCCTACAACACCGACAGTAAGGTTATTCCTACGGTGAGAAGCAACGGTGTTTTAATGGCACAAGTTGCTCCGCAAGGTGGGATCATATCGGGCCAGTCATCGGTTTTTCAACTGGATGCTTGGAATTGGGAGGATGCCGTATATGCAGCGGATGAAGGCATTTTTATTCAATGGCCCAATCCTTCCGGTATCAGTCGCAGGGTCAATGCAGAAGTTTCTGCCGAATCTTCTTATCAGAAAGAAATCAAAGCCCTTCGCGATTATTTTGATCTGGCTAAAGCGTATGCATCAGAAAAAGCGCCCACCGAAGTTCATTTAGGTTATGATGGGATGCGAAAATTATGGACTAAAGAAAAAACATTATTCATCCGTGCAGGCGCCCCAAAGGCCATGATACATGCGGTTCAATTTGCAAAAGAGTATAATGTTGAAGTGGTATTGGTAGGTGCCCAAGGTGCCGGACATATATTGAGTTTTTTAAAAGAGCACAGGATACCAGTTGTCCTTGCGCAAACACATCGTTTGCCTTCACATGCTGATGAAGCGGTGAACATGCCTTATTTATTGCCAAAAATTTTACAAGAAGCAGGAATCCTTTTTTGTCTGAGTATGGATGGTTATTGGGAGCAGCGCAATCTTGCTTTTCAAGCCGGACATTGTCTGGCTTACGGATTAAGTTATCAGGATGCCCTTGCTTCCATCAGTTTGAATGCTGCAAAAATTCTCCGCATCGATTCCCGTTGCGGAAGTATCGAACCAGGAAAAGATGCTACTTTTTTTATCAGCGATGGCGACGCACTCGACATGAAATCTCAAAAGATCATTCAGGCATTTATACAAGGACGAGAAATCGATCTGGATAATAAACACAAAGAACTTTACAGGAGATTTAGCGGCAAACCGAGGTAA
- a CDS encoding amidohydrolase family protein produces the protein MSNIKKLFSSLLLLLTSLGLHAQMTFPVNGVRYPDNRYILIQNAVIHQDSGTLLHGGQMLIKNGIISAIGKNLQAADSMLVLDFEGKHIYPAFIEPLCSYGMPEQKRNQTENNYVSKREGSFSWNEALRSDVDAAALLRYNEELASKYRQAGFALVQTHQADGISRGKACVIQLRSGEENEIILKNASGHVLSFQKGSSTQFYPGSLMGSIALLRQTYLDGLHYENAIKPKEINLSIEYWNQLQKLPQFFIAGNPLNALRVAKIGKEFNVNYIVVGDGKEYQKLQDLRQSNMRFVIPVNFPAAYDLEDPYDALQIDLSDLKHWELATYNPAMLAQNKLPFVFTSEGLPDLKEFLTNVRKSVKKGLSDKQALYALTAGPAEYLQISDKAGSLHVGKTAGFLITDGELFDDKTQILETWVDGRRFQHKTTFATASIEGEYEFKIDTSRFKFKISTVDHKAQVKLLTDDSSKVSLNAKIDQSYLNGVLNRGNTRGVILLSAWRTSNEKWSGRAQLENGMWQDIQFFKTGTLKDSLDNKEKSKKDPKDSVAKVSFPFTAFGWHQKPLQQKYLIRNATVWTNEKEGILKEHDVYIESGKIKAIGKGLNYSGVSVIDGTGKHLTPGIIDEHSHIAIQGGVNECSHSVTAEVRIGDVIDCEDINIYRQLSGGVTSSQLLHGSCNPVGGQSALIKLRWGYSPEQMKFEGADPFIKFALGENVKRSGGNTSDRFPDTRMGVEQTYMDAFQRAKEYDLALKTKPSTTRRNLQLETLAEIINKKRFITCHSYVQSEINMMMKVAEKFGFVLNTFTHILEGFKVADIMRKHGAGAAGFADWWAYKFEVYEATPYNGAILFERGVITAFNSDDAEMARRLNQEAAKAVMYGGVPEEEALKFVTLNPAKLLHVDHRVGSVKTGKDADLVLWSDHPLSIRAVADMTFVDGIRFFDRNEDFRLQSEVAEERNRLIQKMIKAKNDGEKSQKFSSKRRRMYHCDSVGQDDVEDEDHSLTKEH, from the coding sequence ATGTCAAACATTAAGAAACTTTTTTCTAGCCTGTTACTTTTGTTAACAAGCCTTGGCTTGCATGCTCAGATGACCTTTCCAGTGAATGGAGTGAGGTATCCGGATAATCGCTATATATTGATACAAAATGCAGTTATCCATCAGGATAGCGGTACCCTGCTTCACGGGGGGCAAATGCTGATCAAAAATGGGATCATCTCTGCGATAGGAAAAAATCTTCAGGCTGCAGATTCCATGCTCGTTCTGGATTTTGAAGGAAAACATATTTACCCGGCTTTTATTGAACCTCTCTGCAGTTATGGAATGCCCGAACAGAAAAGAAATCAAACGGAAAACAATTATGTAAGTAAAAGGGAAGGAAGTTTCAGCTGGAATGAAGCCCTGCGAAGTGATGTGGATGCAGCAGCTTTACTAAGGTATAACGAGGAACTGGCAAGTAAATACCGACAGGCTGGTTTTGCTTTGGTCCAAACGCATCAGGCGGATGGAATCTCAAGAGGAAAGGCTTGTGTGATTCAACTAAGATCTGGCGAAGAAAACGAAATCATTCTAAAAAATGCTTCAGGCCATGTATTGAGTTTTCAGAAAGGCAGTTCTACTCAGTTTTATCCTGGTTCCCTAATGGGCAGTATTGCACTGTTGCGGCAAACTTACCTGGATGGACTGCATTATGAAAATGCCATCAAACCCAAGGAGATCAATTTATCTATTGAATATTGGAATCAATTGCAAAAATTACCCCAATTTTTTATTGCTGGAAATCCACTTAATGCTTTGCGCGTTGCCAAAATTGGAAAAGAATTCAATGTAAATTATATTGTAGTTGGCGACGGTAAAGAATATCAAAAACTTCAGGATTTAAGACAATCCAACATGAGGTTTGTAATTCCTGTCAATTTTCCTGCGGCTTATGATCTGGAAGATCCTTACGACGCGCTCCAAATAGACCTTTCTGATCTGAAACATTGGGAGTTGGCTACATACAACCCAGCAATGCTGGCGCAAAACAAATTGCCATTTGTTTTTACAAGTGAAGGGCTGCCAGACCTCAAAGAATTCCTAACAAACGTTCGTAAGTCTGTAAAAAAGGGACTATCTGACAAACAAGCTTTATATGCACTTACTGCCGGTCCGGCAGAGTATTTACAGATCAGCGATAAAGCAGGAAGTTTACATGTAGGAAAAACAGCGGGATTTCTCATAACAGATGGCGAGTTGTTTGACGACAAAACTCAAATTCTGGAAACCTGGGTCGATGGCCGCAGATTTCAGCATAAAACCACATTTGCGACAGCGTCTATAGAAGGTGAATATGAATTTAAAATCGATACTTCCCGGTTTAAATTTAAAATCAGTACGGTCGATCACAAAGCTCAGGTAAAACTTTTGACGGATGATAGCAGTAAAGTTTCCTTGAATGCCAAAATTGATCAGTCTTATTTGAACGGCGTATTGAACAGAGGGAACACCAGGGGAGTCATCTTATTATCCGCCTGGAGAACATCCAATGAAAAATGGTCTGGAAGGGCCCAGTTGGAAAATGGGATGTGGCAAGATATTCAATTCTTTAAAACGGGCACATTAAAGGATAGTTTAGACAACAAGGAAAAATCCAAAAAGGATCCAAAAGATAGTGTGGCTAAAGTGAGCTTTCCTTTCACTGCATTTGGATGGCATCAGAAACCATTGCAGCAAAAGTACCTCATACGTAATGCTACTGTGTGGACTAACGAGAAGGAAGGAATTTTGAAGGAACACGATGTCTATATCGAATCCGGTAAAATAAAGGCCATTGGGAAAGGATTGAACTACTCCGGAGTTTCGGTAATCGATGGCACGGGAAAACATCTTACGCCTGGCATTATCGACGAACATTCGCATATCGCTATTCAGGGCGGAGTGAACGAGTGTTCGCATTCTGTCACAGCTGAAGTTCGCATTGGGGATGTCATAGATTGTGAAGACATCAACATTTACCGACAGCTTTCTGGAGGTGTGACTTCATCGCAATTGCTACATGGTTCCTGTAATCCTGTTGGCGGACAGTCGGCACTTATTAAATTGCGTTGGGGATACAGTCCGGAGCAAATGAAATTTGAAGGAGCAGATCCGTTTATCAAATTTGCGCTCGGCGAAAATGTGAAGCGAAGTGGCGGCAATACCAGCGATCGATTTCCGGATACGCGGATGGGAGTTGAACAAACTTACATGGACGCTTTCCAACGTGCCAAAGAATATGATCTTGCACTAAAAACGAAACCCAGCACAACAAGGCGGAATCTGCAATTGGAAACTTTGGCCGAAATCATCAATAAAAAGAGATTCATTACTTGTCATTCGTATGTGCAATCTGAGATCAATATGATGATGAAGGTGGCAGAAAAATTTGGTTTTGTACTCAACACGTTTACGCATATTCTGGAAGGTTTTAAAGTTGCAGATATCATGCGCAAACATGGAGCGGGAGCTGCCGGTTTTGCAGATTGGTGGGCATATAAATTCGAAGTTTATGAAGCCACACCTTACAATGGTGCCATCCTGTTTGAGAGAGGGGTCATCACTGCATTTAATTCAGATGATGCAGAAATGGCACGCAGGCTCAATCAGGAGGCAGCCAAAGCAGTGATGTATGGCGGCGTTCCGGAAGAGGAGGCTTTGAAATTTGTAACCTTAAATCCCGCGAAACTTTTACATGTGGATCATCGGGTGGGCAGTGTCAAAACAGGTAAAGATGCGGATCTCGTTTTATGGAGCGATCATCCACTTTCGATCAGAGCTGTAGCCGACATGACTTTTGTGGATGGCATTCGCTTTTTTGATCGAAATGAAGATTTTCGATTGCAATCAGAAGTTGCGGAAGAGCGTAATAGATTGATTCAAAAAATGATCAAAGCCAAAAACGATGGCGAGAAATCTCAAAAATTCAGTTCCAAAAGAAGGCGTATGTATCATTGTGATTCTGTGGGACAAGATGATGTAGAGGATGAAGATCATTCATTAACCAAAGAGCATTAA
- a CDS encoding AI-2E family transporter — MDKIPNSIIRQSFHLVLILLLGGLIFWQLHLFVPAFLGSYTLYILLRRPYIFLISRWNFPKSLSALVLMILSLLIIVLPLNSLIRMLSSRILPQVKDANAIWSSIEQFIHEIELKYNVSILTKEYVGNLSDFVLRESSDLLTATFNSLGLIAIMYFVLFFLLTGGAKMEHVFTSWLPLKIKNLNYFREHLNSLVFSNAIGIPLVSLCQSIVAFIGYWIAGVEEPFLWFVVTFFASFIPFLGAMIVYIPLSIMLIYNGQNNYGIFLLLYGFAIVGSVDNLFRLAIQKRIGDTHPLITIFGVIAGLKLFGFIGLIFGPIIISLFILLVDVYLKEYGEYSLDE; from the coding sequence ATGGATAAAATTCCGAATAGCATCATCAGGCAGAGTTTTCATTTAGTGCTCATCCTCTTATTGGGGGGATTGATCTTTTGGCAGCTACATTTATTTGTACCGGCATTTTTGGGTTCGTATACCTTATACATTCTTTTGCGCAGGCCTTATATTTTTTTAATATCGCGCTGGAATTTTCCCAAAAGCCTGTCTGCATTAGTACTTATGATCCTGAGTTTGCTGATCATCGTCCTTCCGTTAAATTCTCTTATCCGGATGTTGAGTTCCAGAATACTGCCACAAGTAAAGGATGCCAATGCCATTTGGTCTTCTATTGAGCAATTTATTCATGAAATTGAGCTTAAATACAACGTGTCCATTTTAACAAAAGAATATGTAGGTAACCTTAGTGATTTTGTCTTGCGCGAATCGAGTGATTTACTTACTGCAACTTTTAATAGTTTGGGTTTAATTGCAATCATGTATTTCGTTTTGTTCTTTTTACTTACCGGTGGCGCGAAAATGGAACATGTATTTACTTCATGGCTCCCATTGAAAATTAAAAATTTAAACTATTTCCGCGAACACCTTAATTCTCTGGTTTTTTCAAATGCAATAGGCATTCCTTTGGTTTCCTTATGTCAATCCATAGTAGCTTTCATTGGCTACTGGATAGCAGGAGTGGAAGAACCTTTTTTATGGTTTGTGGTGACATTTTTTGCTTCATTCATTCCTTTTCTTGGCGCAATGATTGTTTACATCCCGCTCTCGATCATGTTGATTTATAACGGCCAAAATAATTATGGAATTTTTCTCTTGTTGTATGGCTTTGCCATCGTGGGTTCCGTTGATAATTTGTTTAGACTGGCCATTCAAAAACGCATAGGCGACACACATCCCCTGATTACTATTTTTGGTGTCATAGCAGGCTTAAAATTATTTGGGTTTATCGGTTTGATTTTCGGGCCCATTATTATCTCCTTATTTATTTTGTTAGTAGATGTTTATTTGAAGGAGTATGGAGAATATAGTTTGGATGAATGA
- a CDS encoding glycosyltransferase, giving the protein MRNPRAFRIENLIRSRYSDQEYLVITSRFANEKNINEKNIYRLGISRNIQSLRRQQLKKYFLLRFLHRLIWPDDKILYNIWSLIYYILFLRKRDDHIYTVSNPFSSHFIGYFLKRFLKHVWTIDVGDLFYLPDQSASYFKKCNLYFERKVTSTCDHLLVNADSMRAYFADKYKLDRNKIQVIPNGNRLDFPKMNRSKSKTLQLTFIGNTYESLRDGLAEIDIFLRLYNEHPELNMNIQLLGMMYQPLLQKINACQTWIQTSVCNSDEKLLEAYAKTDILLNFANKNYPGIPSKLEEYIASGIPVIHFCWQANDPGSIFLKQSNHPFLEFVIGQTPVLELKIYLDKFKD; this is encoded by the coding sequence TTGAGAAATCCAAGGGCCTTTAGAATAGAGAACCTCATTCGCAGCAGGTATTCCGATCAGGAATATTTGGTCATTACTTCCAGGTTTGCAAATGAGAAAAATATAAATGAAAAAAATATCTATAGGCTTGGAATCAGCAGAAACATTCAAAGTCTCCGACGCCAGCAGTTAAAAAAGTATTTCCTGCTTCGGTTTTTACACCGGCTTATCTGGCCTGATGACAAAATACTCTATAATATTTGGAGTTTAATTTATTATATTCTTTTCTTACGCAAACGCGATGACCATATATACACAGTTTCTAATCCCTTCAGCTCACATTTCATTGGATACTTTCTCAAAAGATTTCTCAAACATGTTTGGACCATCGATGTAGGAGATTTATTTTATCTTCCAGATCAATCTGCATCTTATTTCAAAAAATGCAATCTCTATTTTGAGCGAAAAGTAACAAGCACATGTGATCACCTTCTTGTCAATGCAGATTCAATGCGAGCATATTTTGCAGACAAGTACAAATTGGATCGAAATAAAATTCAAGTAATCCCTAATGGAAACAGACTTGATTTTCCAAAAATGAATAGGTCGAAATCTAAAACGCTTCAATTGACATTTATTGGCAATACCTATGAAAGTCTTCGCGATGGACTTGCGGAAATAGATATTTTCTTGCGATTATACAACGAGCATCCGGAATTGAATATGAACATACAATTGTTAGGAATGATGTATCAGCCCTTGTTGCAAAAAATAAATGCTTGTCAAACTTGGATACAAACGAGCGTTTGTAATTCGGATGAAAAATTACTGGAAGCCTATGCTAAAACTGATATATTATTGAATTTTGCTAATAAAAATTATCCAGGTATTCCCAGCAAGCTCGAAGAATATATCGCCAGCGGAATTCCCGTCATCCATTTCTGTTGGCAGGCCAATGATCCCGGAAGTATTTTTTTAAAACAAAGTAATCATCCCTTTTTGGAGTTCGTGATTGGGCAAACGCCTGTGTTGGAATTAAAAATTTATCTTGATAAATTTAAGGATTAA
- a CDS encoding NAD+ synthase: MKIALSQLNYHIGNFDANFRAMSEAVLLAKEGGADLICFSELAVCGYPPRDFLEFKDFVRQSMDVVQKLCAMSNDLAIVVGAPTVNPELEGKDLFNSAFFLYEGKVQYIAHKALLPNYDIFDEYRYFEPNREFKTVTFKGKRIAVTICEDIWNLGNSNPMYTICPMDLMMCEKPDFILNLSASPFDFEHAENRLDVIRANVLKYGIPMFYVNGFGAQTDIIFDGGSAVLSPDGKCFDELPFFKSAFQIYNLEEVQEGKVSREQDKTKIPLIYQALVLGIRAYFHKMGFRKAILGLSGGIDSAITAVLAVEALGKENVKVLLMPSRYSSQGSVDDAKALAINLGIEYEIIPIEPVFQSYRDVLKEHFKDLPEDVTEENMQARVRGMLLMAFSNKFLYILLNTTNKSEMAVGYGTLYGDLCGGLAVLADVYKTQVYQLASYINKEAEIIPRNTIHKPPSAELRPNQKDSDSLPEYDLLDQILYHYIESRKGPREIISMGFDATLVYRVLKMVNRSEFKRFQSPPVLRVSSKSFGLGRRLPIEAKYLG; this comes from the coding sequence ATGAAAATCGCTTTATCACAATTGAATTATCACATCGGAAATTTTGATGCTAATTTTAGAGCCATGTCGGAAGCTGTTTTGTTGGCAAAAGAAGGTGGAGCCGATCTGATCTGTTTTAGTGAGTTGGCGGTTTGCGGGTATCCGCCACGTGATTTTTTGGAATTTAAAGATTTTGTCAGACAATCCATGGACGTTGTGCAAAAGCTATGTGCCATGAGTAATGATTTGGCAATAGTGGTTGGTGCGCCTACTGTCAATCCTGAATTAGAAGGTAAAGATCTGTTTAACTCTGCATTTTTTCTATATGAAGGCAAAGTGCAATACATTGCTCACAAAGCCTTATTACCTAATTACGATATTTTCGATGAGTACCGATATTTTGAGCCGAACCGTGAATTTAAAACGGTGACTTTTAAAGGAAAGCGCATTGCTGTTACTATTTGTGAGGACATTTGGAATCTCGGCAACAGCAATCCGATGTACACGATTTGTCCAATGGATCTGATGATGTGCGAAAAACCGGATTTCATTTTAAATCTATCAGCGTCGCCTTTCGATTTCGAACATGCAGAGAACAGGCTGGATGTGATCCGCGCCAATGTGCTCAAGTATGGTATTCCTATGTTTTATGTCAATGGATTTGGTGCTCAAACCGATATCATTTTTGATGGCGGTTCTGCGGTGCTTTCACCGGATGGGAAATGTTTTGATGAATTGCCATTTTTTAAATCTGCATTTCAAATTTATAATTTGGAGGAAGTGCAAGAAGGCAAAGTCTCCAGAGAACAGGATAAAACAAAAATTCCTTTGATCTATCAGGCATTGGTCTTGGGCATTCGGGCTTATTTCCATAAAATGGGATTCAGGAAAGCGATTCTCGGATTGTCTGGCGGAATTGATTCTGCCATTACTGCAGTTCTTGCAGTAGAGGCATTGGGTAAAGAGAATGTCAAAGTTTTATTGATGCCATCTCGTTATTCATCGCAAGGATCGGTAGATGATGCAAAAGCGTTGGCCATAAATTTGGGCATCGAATACGAGATCATTCCTATTGAACCAGTGTTTCAATCCTATCGGGATGTTTTAAAAGAACATTTCAAAGATTTACCGGAAGATGTGACCGAAGAAAATATGCAAGCGCGTGTTAGAGGCATGTTGCTGATGGCTTTCTCCAATAAATTTTTGTACATCCTGCTCAATACGACTAATAAAAGTGAAATGGCAGTAGGCTATGGTACCTTATACGGAGATCTCTGCGGCGGCCTGGCAGTTCTTGCGGATGTTTATAAAACGCAGGTATATCAATTGGCAAGCTACATCAACAAAGAGGCAGAAATTATTCCGCGCAACACCATTCACAAACCACCTTCCGCAGAATTGCGCCCCAACCAAAAGGATTCTGATTCTTTGCCGGAATACGACTTACTCGATCAGATTTTATACCACTATATTGAAAGCAGGAAAGGTCCACGCGAAATAATTTCGATGGGATTTGATGCAACATTGGTTTACCGGGTCCTTAAAATGGTCAACCGCTCGGAGTTCAAAAGATTTCAATCCCCGCCCGTACTTCGCGTGTCTTCCAAATCATTTGGTCTGGGAAGGAGGTTGCCGATTGAAGCTAAGTATTTGGGGTAG